From a single Larimichthys crocea isolate SSNF chromosome XIII, L_crocea_2.0, whole genome shotgun sequence genomic region:
- the LOC104925986 gene encoding uncharacterized protein LOC104925986 isoform X5, producing MFMSMTFHSSQSASIPVPLTKTKNLDHHRRKPDVYTSQSRILDIQRAEREVLINRTAELCTAERRRTNAVIERLGLNIQQKPFYPPEAAVSPRGRPTSSRPHHVEPVRRHQRGLTRKEEEEMYMGRDCYSPSTSISLVDSHTPTELTSIRFIQTPSPTPPFTPSPPPLPPAAPLPRRRVSRLPVMLLDHNAGVKVLAGGHKLQTAKAKVEEIQKTVENLQQKSTVDVRQHPVAPRRRPAPAPVRAPAPAPAPVRVPSPTPAPPMTPAPPKKKGTRRGTSLRPLKTVSRGQTAEDKIEELQPLSKPAEGLTLCLMDLTSDNWEKKREALQNLRALAQHHQDTLMTKLHEVCLALIEEVNNLRSCVSCAAMDTLVYLYVYLQKDMDNQAERTGRVLLLKIAQANANVFIQQQANLALEAMVKNCSPGRVLTTLLNTGLNHLSAAVRASTAQQLRLLADTMGAAAVLSAGKTFSTRFVTAVCKTSLDAAAEVRPHGHAILHQLAIHPDFMEMWNHTISEKDRPTLARILRTAQRM from the exons ATGTTCATGTCCATGACATTCCACTCTTCCCAAAGTGCATCCATCCCTGTaccactgacaaaaacaaaaaacctg gacCACCACAGACGAAAACCTGATGTTTACACCAGCCAGTCCAGGATCCTGGACATACAGAGGGCTGAGAGGGAGGTTCTGATCAATCGAACAGCGGAACTGTGCACCGCTGAACGAAGGCGCACCAATGCTGTGATAGAGAGACTTGGGCTCAACATCCAGCAGAAACCCTTTTATCCACCTGAGGCCGCAGTTAGCCCCAGAGGACGGCCTACATCATCCCGTCCTCACCATGTGGAGCCGGTCCGCAGACACCAGAGGGGTCTTacaaggaaggaggaggaggagatgtacATGGGCAGAGACTGTTACAGCCCATCAACATCTATCAGCTTAGTGGACAGTCACACTCCCACAGAGCTGACCTCAATCCGGTTTATTCAGACTCCTTCTCCAACGCCACCCTTTAcgccttctcctccacctcttcctccagcagctcctctaCCCAGGAGACGTGTGTCCCGTCTCCCTGTGATGTTGTTGGACCACAATGCAGGAG TGAAAGTATTAGCCGGAGGACACAAACTCCAGACGGCTAAAGCTAAGGTGGAAGAAATCCAAAAGACAGTGGAGAACCTTCAGCAGAAATCCACTGTCGATGTACGCCAACATCCAGTGGCACCAAGAAGGAGAcctgctccagctccagttcgagctccagctccagctccagctccag ttcGAGTTCCATCTCCAACTCCGGCTCCTCCCATGACACCTGCCCCACCCAAGAAGAAAGGAACTCGACGTGGGACATCCCTGCGCCCTCTCAAGACTGTCAGCAGAGGACAGACTGCTGAAGACAAAATTGAGGAGCTGCAGCCACTGTCCAAACCTGCAGAGGGACTGACTCTCTGCTTGATGGACCTCACCTCAGACAACTG ggagaagaaaagggaggcCCTGCAGAATCTGAGAGCTCTGGCCCAACACCATCAGGACACACTGATGACCAAGCTTCATGAAGTGTGTCTGGCTCTGATAGAGGAG GTTAACAATCTGCGGTCCTGCGTGTCCTGTGCAGCGATGGACACCCTGGTGTACCTGTATGTCTACCTCCAGAAGGACATGGATAATCAGGCAGAGAGGACAGGCCGTGTTCTGCTGCTGAAGATTGCGCAGGCAAATGCAAACGTCTTCATACAGCAGCAGGCCAACTTGGCCCTGGAGGCTATGGTGAAGAACTGCAGCCCTGGTCGTGTCCTGACCACTCTCCTGAACACAGGACTGAA CCACCTAAGTGCTGCAGTGAGGGCCAGCACAGCTCAGCAGCTCCGCTTGCTGGCTGACACAATGGGAGCAGCCGCCGTCTTGTCAGCAGGAAAGACCTTCAGCACGCGCTTTGTGACTGCAGTCTGCAAGACGTCCCTGGACGCTGCCGCTGAAGTCAG GCCCCATGGACATGCCATCCTCCATCAACTGGCAATCCATCCTGACTTCATGGAGATGTGGAATCACACCATCTCCGAAAAGGATCGACCAACCCTCGCAAGAATCCTCAGGACAGCGCAGAGGATGTAG
- the LOC104925986 gene encoding uncharacterized protein LOC104925986 isoform X4, with the protein MFMSMTFHSSQSASIPVPLTKTKNLDHHRRKPDVYTSQSRILDIQRAEREVLINRTAELCTAERRRTNAVIERLGLNIQQKPFYPPEAAVSPRGRPTSSRPHHVEPVRRHQRGLTRKEEEEMYMGRDCYSPSTSISLVDSHTPTELTSIRFIQTPSPTPPFTPSPPPLPPAAPLPRRRVSRLPVMLLDHNAGVKVLAGGHKLQTAKAKVEEIQKTVENLQQKSTVDVRQHPVAPRRRPAPAPAPAPVRAPAPAPGPVRAPAPVRVPSPTPAPPMTPAPPKKKGTRRGTSLRPLKTVSRGQTAEDKIEELQPLSKPAEGLTLCLMDLTSDNWEKKREALQNLRALAQHHQDTLMTKLHEVCLALIEEVNNLRSCVSCAAMDTLVYLYVYLQKDMDNQAERTGRVLLLKIAQANANVFIQQQANLALEAMVKNCSPGRVLTTLLNTGLNHLSAAVRASTAQQLRLLADTMGAAAVLSAGKTFSTRFVTAVCKTSLDAAAEVRPHGHAILHQLAIHPDFMEMWNHTISEKDRPTLARILRTAQRM; encoded by the exons ATGTTCATGTCCATGACATTCCACTCTTCCCAAAGTGCATCCATCCCTGTaccactgacaaaaacaaaaaacctg gacCACCACAGACGAAAACCTGATGTTTACACCAGCCAGTCCAGGATCCTGGACATACAGAGGGCTGAGAGGGAGGTTCTGATCAATCGAACAGCGGAACTGTGCACCGCTGAACGAAGGCGCACCAATGCTGTGATAGAGAGACTTGGGCTCAACATCCAGCAGAAACCCTTTTATCCACCTGAGGCCGCAGTTAGCCCCAGAGGACGGCCTACATCATCCCGTCCTCACCATGTGGAGCCGGTCCGCAGACACCAGAGGGGTCTTacaaggaaggaggaggaggagatgtacATGGGCAGAGACTGTTACAGCCCATCAACATCTATCAGCTTAGTGGACAGTCACACTCCCACAGAGCTGACCTCAATCCGGTTTATTCAGACTCCTTCTCCAACGCCACCCTTTAcgccttctcctccacctcttcctccagcagctcctctaCCCAGGAGACGTGTGTCCCGTCTCCCTGTGATGTTGTTGGACCACAATGCAGGAG TGAAAGTATTAGCCGGAGGACACAAACTCCAGACGGCTAAAGCTAAGGTGGAAGAAATCCAAAAGACAGTGGAGAACCTTCAGCAGAAATCCACTGTCGATGTACGCCAACATCCAGTGGCACCAAGAAGGAGAcctgctccagctccag ctccagctccagttcgagctccagctccagctccaggtcCGGTTCgagctccagctccagttcGAGTTCCATCTCCAACTCCGGCTCCTCCCATGACACCTGCCCCACCCAAGAAGAAAGGAACTCGACGTGGGACATCCCTGCGCCCTCTCAAGACTGTCAGCAGAGGACAGACTGCTGAAGACAAAATTGAGGAGCTGCAGCCACTGTCCAAACCTGCAGAGGGACTGACTCTCTGCTTGATGGACCTCACCTCAGACAACTG ggagaagaaaagggaggcCCTGCAGAATCTGAGAGCTCTGGCCCAACACCATCAGGACACACTGATGACCAAGCTTCATGAAGTGTGTCTGGCTCTGATAGAGGAG GTTAACAATCTGCGGTCCTGCGTGTCCTGTGCAGCGATGGACACCCTGGTGTACCTGTATGTCTACCTCCAGAAGGACATGGATAATCAGGCAGAGAGGACAGGCCGTGTTCTGCTGCTGAAGATTGCGCAGGCAAATGCAAACGTCTTCATACAGCAGCAGGCCAACTTGGCCCTGGAGGCTATGGTGAAGAACTGCAGCCCTGGTCGTGTCCTGACCACTCTCCTGAACACAGGACTGAA CCACCTAAGTGCTGCAGTGAGGGCCAGCACAGCTCAGCAGCTCCGCTTGCTGGCTGACACAATGGGAGCAGCCGCCGTCTTGTCAGCAGGAAAGACCTTCAGCACGCGCTTTGTGACTGCAGTCTGCAAGACGTCCCTGGACGCTGCCGCTGAAGTCAG GCCCCATGGACATGCCATCCTCCATCAACTGGCAATCCATCCTGACTTCATGGAGATGTGGAATCACACCATCTCCGAAAAGGATCGACCAACCCTCGCAAGAATCCTCAGGACAGCGCAGAGGATGTAG
- the LOC104925986 gene encoding TOG array regulator of axonemal microtubules protein 2 isoform X1 — protein MFMSMTFHSSQSASIPVPLTKTKNLDHHRRKPDVYTSQSRILDIQRAEREVLINRTAELCTAERRRTNAVIERLGLNIQQKPFYPPEAAVSPRGRPTSSRPHHVEPVRRHQRGLTRKEEEEMYMGRDCYSPSTSISLVDSHTPTELTSIRFIQTPSPTPPFTPSPPPLPPAAPLPRRRVSRLPVMLLDHNAGVKVLAGGHKLQTAKAKVEEIQKTVENLQQKSTVDVRQHPVAPRRRPAPAPVRAPAPAPAPVRAPAPAPAPVRAPAPAPGPVRAPAPVRVPSPTPAPPMTPAPPKKKGTRRGTSLRPLKTVSRGQTAEDKIEELQPLSKPAEGLTLCLMDLTSDNWEKKREALQNLRALAQHHQDTLMTKLHEVCLALIEEVNNLRSCVSCAAMDTLVYLYVYLQKDMDNQAERTGRVLLLKIAQANANVFIQQQANLALEAMVKNCSPGRVLTTLLNTGLNHLSAAVRASTAQQLRLLADTMGAAAVLSAGKTFSTRFVTAVCKTSLDAAAEVRPHGHAILHQLAIHPDFMEMWNHTISEKDRPTLARILRTAQRM, from the exons ATGTTCATGTCCATGACATTCCACTCTTCCCAAAGTGCATCCATCCCTGTaccactgacaaaaacaaaaaacctg gacCACCACAGACGAAAACCTGATGTTTACACCAGCCAGTCCAGGATCCTGGACATACAGAGGGCTGAGAGGGAGGTTCTGATCAATCGAACAGCGGAACTGTGCACCGCTGAACGAAGGCGCACCAATGCTGTGATAGAGAGACTTGGGCTCAACATCCAGCAGAAACCCTTTTATCCACCTGAGGCCGCAGTTAGCCCCAGAGGACGGCCTACATCATCCCGTCCTCACCATGTGGAGCCGGTCCGCAGACACCAGAGGGGTCTTacaaggaaggaggaggaggagatgtacATGGGCAGAGACTGTTACAGCCCATCAACATCTATCAGCTTAGTGGACAGTCACACTCCCACAGAGCTGACCTCAATCCGGTTTATTCAGACTCCTTCTCCAACGCCACCCTTTAcgccttctcctccacctcttcctccagcagctcctctaCCCAGGAGACGTGTGTCCCGTCTCCCTGTGATGTTGTTGGACCACAATGCAGGAG TGAAAGTATTAGCCGGAGGACACAAACTCCAGACGGCTAAAGCTAAGGTGGAAGAAATCCAAAAGACAGTGGAGAACCTTCAGCAGAAATCCACTGTCGATGTACGCCAACATCCAGTGGCACCAAGAAGGAGAcctgctccagctccagttcgagctccagctccagctccagctccagttcgagctccagctccagctccagctccagttcgagctccagctccagctccaggtcCGGTTCgagctccagctccagttcGAGTTCCATCTCCAACTCCGGCTCCTCCCATGACACCTGCCCCACCCAAGAAGAAAGGAACTCGACGTGGGACATCCCTGCGCCCTCTCAAGACTGTCAGCAGAGGACAGACTGCTGAAGACAAAATTGAGGAGCTGCAGCCACTGTCCAAACCTGCAGAGGGACTGACTCTCTGCTTGATGGACCTCACCTCAGACAACTG ggagaagaaaagggaggcCCTGCAGAATCTGAGAGCTCTGGCCCAACACCATCAGGACACACTGATGACCAAGCTTCATGAAGTGTGTCTGGCTCTGATAGAGGAG GTTAACAATCTGCGGTCCTGCGTGTCCTGTGCAGCGATGGACACCCTGGTGTACCTGTATGTCTACCTCCAGAAGGACATGGATAATCAGGCAGAGAGGACAGGCCGTGTTCTGCTGCTGAAGATTGCGCAGGCAAATGCAAACGTCTTCATACAGCAGCAGGCCAACTTGGCCCTGGAGGCTATGGTGAAGAACTGCAGCCCTGGTCGTGTCCTGACCACTCTCCTGAACACAGGACTGAA CCACCTAAGTGCTGCAGTGAGGGCCAGCACAGCTCAGCAGCTCCGCTTGCTGGCTGACACAATGGGAGCAGCCGCCGTCTTGTCAGCAGGAAAGACCTTCAGCACGCGCTTTGTGACTGCAGTCTGCAAGACGTCCCTGGACGCTGCCGCTGAAGTCAG GCCCCATGGACATGCCATCCTCCATCAACTGGCAATCCATCCTGACTTCATGGAGATGTGGAATCACACCATCTCCGAAAAGGATCGACCAACCCTCGCAAGAATCCTCAGGACAGCGCAGAGGATGTAG
- the LOC104925986 gene encoding TOG array regulator of axonemal microtubules protein 2 isoform X3 encodes MFMSMTFHSSQSASIPVPLTKTKNLDHHRRKPDVYTSQSRILDIQRAEREVLINRTAELCTAERRRTNAVIERLGLNIQQKPFYPPEAAVSPRGRPTSSRPHHVEPVRRHQRGLTRKEEEEMYMGRDCYSPSTSISLVDSHTPTELTSIRFIQTPSPTPPFTPSPPPLPPAAPLPRRRVSRLPVMLLDHNAGVKVLAGGHKLQTAKAKVEEIQKTVENLQQKSTVDVRQHPVAPRRRPAPAPVRAPAPAPAPVRAPAPAPGPVRAPAPVRVPSPTPAPPMTPAPPKKKGTRRGTSLRPLKTVSRGQTAEDKIEELQPLSKPAEGLTLCLMDLTSDNWEKKREALQNLRALAQHHQDTLMTKLHEVCLALIEEVNNLRSCVSCAAMDTLVYLYVYLQKDMDNQAERTGRVLLLKIAQANANVFIQQQANLALEAMVKNCSPGRVLTTLLNTGLNHLSAAVRASTAQQLRLLADTMGAAAVLSAGKTFSTRFVTAVCKTSLDAAAEVRPHGHAILHQLAIHPDFMEMWNHTISEKDRPTLARILRTAQRM; translated from the exons ATGTTCATGTCCATGACATTCCACTCTTCCCAAAGTGCATCCATCCCTGTaccactgacaaaaacaaaaaacctg gacCACCACAGACGAAAACCTGATGTTTACACCAGCCAGTCCAGGATCCTGGACATACAGAGGGCTGAGAGGGAGGTTCTGATCAATCGAACAGCGGAACTGTGCACCGCTGAACGAAGGCGCACCAATGCTGTGATAGAGAGACTTGGGCTCAACATCCAGCAGAAACCCTTTTATCCACCTGAGGCCGCAGTTAGCCCCAGAGGACGGCCTACATCATCCCGTCCTCACCATGTGGAGCCGGTCCGCAGACACCAGAGGGGTCTTacaaggaaggaggaggaggagatgtacATGGGCAGAGACTGTTACAGCCCATCAACATCTATCAGCTTAGTGGACAGTCACACTCCCACAGAGCTGACCTCAATCCGGTTTATTCAGACTCCTTCTCCAACGCCACCCTTTAcgccttctcctccacctcttcctccagcagctcctctaCCCAGGAGACGTGTGTCCCGTCTCCCTGTGATGTTGTTGGACCACAATGCAGGAG TGAAAGTATTAGCCGGAGGACACAAACTCCAGACGGCTAAAGCTAAGGTGGAAGAAATCCAAAAGACAGTGGAGAACCTTCAGCAGAAATCCACTGTCGATGTACGCCAACATCCAGTGGCACCAAGAAGGAGAcctgctccagctccag ttcgagctccagctccagctccagctccagttcgagctccagctccagctccaggtcCGGTTCgagctccagctccagttcGAGTTCCATCTCCAACTCCGGCTCCTCCCATGACACCTGCCCCACCCAAGAAGAAAGGAACTCGACGTGGGACATCCCTGCGCCCTCTCAAGACTGTCAGCAGAGGACAGACTGCTGAAGACAAAATTGAGGAGCTGCAGCCACTGTCCAAACCTGCAGAGGGACTGACTCTCTGCTTGATGGACCTCACCTCAGACAACTG ggagaagaaaagggaggcCCTGCAGAATCTGAGAGCTCTGGCCCAACACCATCAGGACACACTGATGACCAAGCTTCATGAAGTGTGTCTGGCTCTGATAGAGGAG GTTAACAATCTGCGGTCCTGCGTGTCCTGTGCAGCGATGGACACCCTGGTGTACCTGTATGTCTACCTCCAGAAGGACATGGATAATCAGGCAGAGAGGACAGGCCGTGTTCTGCTGCTGAAGATTGCGCAGGCAAATGCAAACGTCTTCATACAGCAGCAGGCCAACTTGGCCCTGGAGGCTATGGTGAAGAACTGCAGCCCTGGTCGTGTCCTGACCACTCTCCTGAACACAGGACTGAA CCACCTAAGTGCTGCAGTGAGGGCCAGCACAGCTCAGCAGCTCCGCTTGCTGGCTGACACAATGGGAGCAGCCGCCGTCTTGTCAGCAGGAAAGACCTTCAGCACGCGCTTTGTGACTGCAGTCTGCAAGACGTCCCTGGACGCTGCCGCTGAAGTCAG GCCCCATGGACATGCCATCCTCCATCAACTGGCAATCCATCCTGACTTCATGGAGATGTGGAATCACACCATCTCCGAAAAGGATCGACCAACCCTCGCAAGAATCCTCAGGACAGCGCAGAGGATGTAG
- the LOC104925986 gene encoding TOG array regulator of axonemal microtubules protein 2 isoform X2 translates to MYSNNMHPLFRTSNNFDRGYDHHRRKPDVYTSQSRILDIQRAEREVLINRTAELCTAERRRTNAVIERLGLNIQQKPFYPPEAAVSPRGRPTSSRPHHVEPVRRHQRGLTRKEEEEMYMGRDCYSPSTSISLVDSHTPTELTSIRFIQTPSPTPPFTPSPPPLPPAAPLPRRRVSRLPVMLLDHNAGVKVLAGGHKLQTAKAKVEEIQKTVENLQQKSTVDVRQHPVAPRRRPAPAPVRAPAPAPAPVRAPAPAPAPVRAPAPAPGPVRAPAPVRVPSPTPAPPMTPAPPKKKGTRRGTSLRPLKTVSRGQTAEDKIEELQPLSKPAEGLTLCLMDLTSDNWEKKREALQNLRALAQHHQDTLMTKLHEVCLALIEEVNNLRSCVSCAAMDTLVYLYVYLQKDMDNQAERTGRVLLLKIAQANANVFIQQQANLALEAMVKNCSPGRVLTTLLNTGLNHLSAAVRASTAQQLRLLADTMGAAAVLSAGKTFSTRFVTAVCKTSLDAAAEVRPHGHAILHQLAIHPDFMEMWNHTISEKDRPTLARILRTAQRM, encoded by the exons ATGTATTCAAACAACATGCATCCACTCTTTAGAACATCCAACAACTTTGATCGTGGTTAT gacCACCACAGACGAAAACCTGATGTTTACACCAGCCAGTCCAGGATCCTGGACATACAGAGGGCTGAGAGGGAGGTTCTGATCAATCGAACAGCGGAACTGTGCACCGCTGAACGAAGGCGCACCAATGCTGTGATAGAGAGACTTGGGCTCAACATCCAGCAGAAACCCTTTTATCCACCTGAGGCCGCAGTTAGCCCCAGAGGACGGCCTACATCATCCCGTCCTCACCATGTGGAGCCGGTCCGCAGACACCAGAGGGGTCTTacaaggaaggaggaggaggagatgtacATGGGCAGAGACTGTTACAGCCCATCAACATCTATCAGCTTAGTGGACAGTCACACTCCCACAGAGCTGACCTCAATCCGGTTTATTCAGACTCCTTCTCCAACGCCACCCTTTAcgccttctcctccacctcttcctccagcagctcctctaCCCAGGAGACGTGTGTCCCGTCTCCCTGTGATGTTGTTGGACCACAATGCAGGAG TGAAAGTATTAGCCGGAGGACACAAACTCCAGACGGCTAAAGCTAAGGTGGAAGAAATCCAAAAGACAGTGGAGAACCTTCAGCAGAAATCCACTGTCGATGTACGCCAACATCCAGTGGCACCAAGAAGGAGAcctgctccagctccagttcgagctccagctccagctccagctccagttcgagctccagctccagctccagctccagttcgagctccagctccagctccaggtcCGGTTCgagctccagctccagttcGAGTTCCATCTCCAACTCCGGCTCCTCCCATGACACCTGCCCCACCCAAGAAGAAAGGAACTCGACGTGGGACATCCCTGCGCCCTCTCAAGACTGTCAGCAGAGGACAGACTGCTGAAGACAAAATTGAGGAGCTGCAGCCACTGTCCAAACCTGCAGAGGGACTGACTCTCTGCTTGATGGACCTCACCTCAGACAACTG ggagaagaaaagggaggcCCTGCAGAATCTGAGAGCTCTGGCCCAACACCATCAGGACACACTGATGACCAAGCTTCATGAAGTGTGTCTGGCTCTGATAGAGGAG GTTAACAATCTGCGGTCCTGCGTGTCCTGTGCAGCGATGGACACCCTGGTGTACCTGTATGTCTACCTCCAGAAGGACATGGATAATCAGGCAGAGAGGACAGGCCGTGTTCTGCTGCTGAAGATTGCGCAGGCAAATGCAAACGTCTTCATACAGCAGCAGGCCAACTTGGCCCTGGAGGCTATGGTGAAGAACTGCAGCCCTGGTCGTGTCCTGACCACTCTCCTGAACACAGGACTGAA CCACCTAAGTGCTGCAGTGAGGGCCAGCACAGCTCAGCAGCTCCGCTTGCTGGCTGACACAATGGGAGCAGCCGCCGTCTTGTCAGCAGGAAAGACCTTCAGCACGCGCTTTGTGACTGCAGTCTGCAAGACGTCCCTGGACGCTGCCGCTGAAGTCAG GCCCCATGGACATGCCATCCTCCATCAACTGGCAATCCATCCTGACTTCATGGAGATGTGGAATCACACCATCTCCGAAAAGGATCGACCAACCCTCGCAAGAATCCTCAGGACAGCGCAGAGGATGTAG